One region of Triticum aestivum cultivar Chinese Spring chromosome 6B, IWGSC CS RefSeq v2.1, whole genome shotgun sequence genomic DNA includes:
- the LOC123139676 gene encoding uncharacterized protein, with translation MDETGAADRISSLPDDLLHLVLLRLRCARAAACTSVLSRQWRRVCSSLPVVDVTLNDVPLDSLEDVLRGAAGQGVRLLDIRVPEEASRLCADSVSSVLCAAAALAPVELRFTLTQWTRGPSHVKLPRFHRATSIELHGVSLDLEVAHSGFPLLERLTLSGCHLDLAALIPCCPHLRVLTMDAFTVHSASLQEVLVERRKPLQGRVNARLLKQLTTRSLDDKFGSTILAPMVEKVSLRCTYPNLFTHGHALGLWHLDLLEVGLESPERHGAAVLTQVEVLSLHMSPKDSKFSLLDAERRFATEIFSHMGTHFSALNLHLTTRGHVVGAFVLRLLGIHYHGLRLADIRNLKIVLLRSEVKESCPLNCPCDDPKGWKTQIVSLNNLEKVEIEGFEGEDHELDLLRVLFRCAPMLKSVTVRLLEQDMPGDDWCTKVNIIFREYPYVEGNIDLISG, from the exons ATGGACGAAACCGGAGCAGCCGACCGCATCAGCTCTCTACCGGACGATCTGCTCCACCtggtcctcctccgcctccgctgcGCCCGCGCGGCTGCGTGCACCAGCGTCCTCTCCCGTCAGTGGCGCCGCGTCTGCTCCAGCCTCCCCGTGGTCGACGTCACCCTCAACGACGTCCCGCTTGACTCGCTCGAGGACGTGCTTCGCGGCGCTGCCGGGCAAGGGGTGCGCCTCCTCGACATCCGTGTCCCGGAGGAGGCCAGCAGGCTGTGCGCCGACAGCGTCTCCTCCGTGCTCTGTGCTGCCGCGGCGCTCGCGCCCGTGGAGCTCCGCTTCACCCTCACCCAATGGACGCGGGGTCCTTCCCACGTAAAGCTGCCCCGTTTTCACCGCGCCACCTCGATCGAGCTGCATGGGGTGTCGCTGGACCTCGAGGTAGCCCACTCAGGGTTCCCGTTGCTCGAGAGACTGACCCTCTCCGGCTGCCACCTCGACCTCGCCGCCTTGATCCCGTGCTGCCCGCACCTGCGCGTGCTCACGATGGACGCCTTCACCGTCCACTCGGCGTCGCTGCAAGAGGTCCTCGTGGAGCGCCGGAAGCCGCTTCAAGGCCGTGTAAAtgcaaggttgcttaagcaattgactacacgGTCCCTTGATGACAAGTTTGGGAGCACCATCTTGGCACCAATGGTGGAGAAGGTCTCCTTGAGGTGCACGTACCCCAACTTGTTTACCCATGGCCATGCGCTTGGTCTTTGGCACCTGGACCTCCTGGAGGTGGGCTTAGAGTCGCCGGAGAGACACGGAGCGGCGGTGCTCACTCAGGTCGAGGTCTTGTCCCTGCACATGTCTCCCAAA GATTCAAAATTTTCTCTATTAGATGCAGAGCGCCGCTTTGCCACAGAGATATTTAGCCATATGGGCACCCACTTCTCTGCTTTGAATCTACATCTCACAACAAGAGGGCACGTGGTTGGCGCATTTGTGTTGCGTCTCCTTGGCATACATTATCATGGTCTTCGTCTTGCAGATATACGAAACCTTAAGATCGTCCTACTGAGATCGGAG GTGAAAGAATCGTGCCCACTTAATTGTCCTTGTGATGACCCAAAGGGCTGGAAAACCCAAATTGTCTCCTTGAATAATCTTGAAAAGGTTGAAATCGAAGGTTTTGAAGGGGAGGATCATGAGCTTGACTTATTGAGAGTGCTATTTAGATGTGCGCCGATGCTTAAAAGTGTGACAGTGAGGCTGCTAGAGCAGGACATGCCAGGTGATGATTGGTGCACAAAAGTAAACATCATCTTCCGGGAGTATCCATATGTGGAAGGCAACATTGATCTTATTTCTGGTTAG
- the LOC123139675 gene encoding uncharacterized protein yields the protein MALGFSTEKSESGNGPSHGSCGSEDLISTLSDDLLLQVLQRLSCARAAVRTSILSHRWHGFWTHLPKVTVILHDVPFGSLEAALQRAARPGVFHRLLLDISVPWQDDTPLSFPWQEGMLTSSSVSSLLRAAARLAPVELRFTLLQNLQDHCLDVDLPRLDCATSIDLHAEYLRFAPPRASASFPSLKRLSLSGCHVDLAALIPRCPCLRFLMVNTTGLVGMDKLTMHSRSLQELVVEGRNTWIARIDIEAPMLKQLITHFHAGGHLGVSVLAPMVEKLSWHCSYKRAFYRLGLWGLLEVCLNTTERHLQMDSGKNASLQHPIVHVLSLHMCVQDSFNSRNAELRFESEIHKHMFTNFSCLDLHLRTKGHGFGALVLRLLGMDRIRTTIRNLKIVLLRSEVKDTCPINCLCDEPKDWRTQTISLADLESVEIEGIDGEDHEFEFVKVIFNCALMLKRVTLRLADGATPCVDWCSKVHNIFKAYPFVKCNIDLVSRLDAI from the exons ATGGCATTGGGGTTTTCCACGGAGAAGTCGGAGTCGGGCAATGGACCAAGCCATGGCTCCTGCGGTTCAGAAGACCTCATCAGCACCCTCTCAGATGATTTGCTCCTCCAGGTCCTCCAGCGCCTCAGCTGCGCCCGTGCCGCCGTGCGCACATCCATCCTCTCCCACCGGTGGCATGGCTTCTGGACCCACCTCCCCAAGGTCACCGTCATACTCCATGATGTCCCATTCGGCTCGCTCGAGGCCGCTCTCCAGCGTGCTGCTCGTCCTGGGGTgttccaccgcctcctcctcgacaTCAGCGTCCCCTGGCAAGACGACACCCCCTTGAGCTTCCCCTGGCAAGAAGGCATGCTCACCTCCTCGAGTGTCTCCTCGCTGCTCCGCGCCGCCGCAAGGCTTGCACCAGTGGAGCTGCGCTTCACCCTCCTGCAGAACCTGCAGGACCATTGTCTAGACGTGGACCTGCCCCGCTTGGACTGCGCCACCTCCATTGACCTGCATGCGGAGTACCTCCGCTTTGCCCCGCCACGAGCTAGTGCTAGTTTCCCCTCACTTAAGAGACTCTCCCTCTCTGGCTGCCATGTCGACCTAGCCGCGTTGATCCCACGCTGCCCCTGCCTGCGCTTTCTCATGGTGAACACCACCGGTTTGGTAGGCATGGACAAACTCACAATGCACTCACGGTCGCTGCAGGAACTTGTTGTAGAGGGAAGGAATACGTGGATAGCCCGTATTGACATTGAGGCCCCCATGCTTAAGCAATTGATAACGCACTTCCATGCTGGCGGCCACCTAGGGGTGTCTGTCTTAGCACCAATGGTGGAGAAGCTCTCGTGGCATTGCTCGTATAAAAGGGCGTTCTACAGACTTGGTCTTTGGGGCCTCCTGGAGGTCTGCTTAAACACCACAGAGAGGCACTTGCAGATGGACTCCGGAAAAAACGCATCTTTGCAACACCCCATCGTCCATGTCCTATCCCTGCACATGTGTGTCCAA GATTCATTTAATTCTCGAAATGCAGAGCTCCGCTTCGAGTCTGAGATACATAAACATATGTTCACCAACTTCTCTTGTTTGGACCTGCATCTCAGAACCAAGGGGCATGGGTTTGGAGCATTAGTGTTGCGTCTCCTTGGGATGGATCGGATTCGTACAACTATACGTAACCTTAAGATCGTCCTACTAAGATCAGAG GTGAAAGATACATGCCCAATAAATTGTCTCTGTGATGAGCCTAAGGACTGGAGAACACAAACTATCTCCTTGGCTGATCTTGAAAGCGTGGAAATAGAAGGCATTGATGGGGAAGATCACGAGTTTGAGTTCGTGAAAGTGATATTTAATTGTGCTCTAATGCTTAAAAGAGTGACTCTAAGGCTGGCAGATGGTGCCACTCCATGTGTCGATTGGTGCTCAAAAGTACACAACATATTTAAGGCATATCCTTTTGTGAAGTGCAACATTGATCTGGTAAGCAGGCTTGATGCTATCTGA
- the LOC123139652 gene encoding F-box protein PP2-B10, producing MEEACEIARLPEELVSAALARTSPRDACRAAAVSPAFRAAADSDAVWARFLPPGGLPPLADGELAAPAPPSSKKELFLRLSAGPALLQDRLVSVWLDRETGAKCYMLSARNLFIVWGDTPQYWTWIPLEDSRFSEGAQLMHVCWFEIRGKIHSNMLSQDTTYAAYMVFKTTDNFYGLDSPVQEASISAGATNSTRKVCLQGNDDDDGEGGVPENYQRMVPFPRLRLRRRNRRVVSHEENVALPQQRADGWMELELGEFLNEGGDDGEVSISLVETKGGNWKSGLIVQGIEIRRKKSG from the exons ATGGAGGAGGCCTGCGAGATCGCGCGCCTGCCGGAGGAGCTCGTCTCGGCGGCGCTGGCCCGCACGTCCCCGCGCGACGCCTGCCGGGCCGCCGCGGTGTCCCCGGCCTTCCGCGCCGCGGCCGACTCCGACGCCGTCTGGGCCCGCTTCCTGCCCCCCGGCGGCCTCCCGCCGCTCGCCGACGGGGAGCTGGCCGCCCCCGCCCCGCCCTCCTCCAAGAAGGAGCTCTTCCTCCGCCTCTCCGCCGGCCCCGCCCTCCTTCAGGACAGGCTAGTG AGCGTGTGGCTGGACAGGGAGACCGGCGCCAAGTGCTACATGCTGTCCGCCAGGAACCTCTTCATCGTGTGGGGCGACACTCCGCAGTACTGGACCTGGATCCCACTCGAGGACTCCAG GTTCTCCGAAGGTGCTCAACTCATGCATGTTTGCTGGTTCGAGATCCGCGGGAAGATACATAGCAATATGCTCTCCCAGGACACAACGTATGCCGCCTACATGGTCTTCAAGACGACCGATAATTTCTACGGGCTGGATTCTCCGGTCCAGGAGGCATCGATCAGCGCCGGAGCGACCAACTCAACCCGCAAGGTTTGCCTCCAAGGtaacgatgacgacgacggcgagggCGGGGTGCCCGAGAACTACCAGCGGATGGTTCCATTTCCGCGGCTAAGGCTCAGGAGGAGGAACCGCCGCGTAGTATCCCACGAAGAGAACGTCGCGCTCCCTCAGCAGAGGGCCGACGGGTGGATGGAGCTGGAGCTGGGCGAGTTCCTCAACGAggggggcgacgacggcgaggtgTCCATCAGCCTGGTGGAGACGAAAGGCGGGAACTGGAAGAGCGGCCTCATCGTGCAGGGCATCGAGATCAGACGTAAGAAATCAGGCTGA